Proteins found in one Halobaculum sp. MBLA0147 genomic segment:
- a CDS encoding nuclear transport factor 2 family protein: MTPEETVEAYYEALRSGEPLASFFVESPDVVKFGIGEQLVGYADLADGLSDQTARTRDWTVESRDLRVVDRGDHAAVSDAVRLEWYDTTGYEDHAYDTRWSGTLTRVDETEDGGGDGPKGTDRDDDEAEWKFLGLHVSVPGPTAEE, from the coding sequence ATGACACCCGAGGAGACCGTGGAGGCGTACTACGAGGCGTTGCGGTCGGGGGAGCCGCTGGCGTCGTTCTTCGTGGAGTCGCCGGACGTGGTGAAGTTCGGGATCGGCGAGCAGTTGGTGGGGTACGCGGACCTGGCCGACGGGCTCTCGGACCAGACCGCCCGGACGCGCGACTGGACGGTCGAGAGTCGAGATCTACGTGTCGTCGACCGCGGGGACCACGCCGCCGTCTCCGACGCGGTGCGACTGGAGTGGTACGACACGACCGGCTACGAGGACCACGCCTACGACACGCGCTGGAGCGGGACACTCACCCGCGTCGACGAGACCGAAGACGGCGGCGGCGACGGGCCGAAGGGGACGGACCGCGACGACGACGAGGCCGAGTGGAAGTTCCTCGGACTCCACGTCTCCGTGCCCGGGCCGACGGCGGAGGAGTGA
- a CDS encoding M20 family metallopeptidase, with the protein MTDEDTRARVTALTERLVATPSHEDPTAAGDVLVEWLETETDARVERDAHGNVVARRGPRDAAASLALVGHHDVVPPAPGQTREGAADTEYVVERRDGRLYGRGTADMKGSLAAALLAFADAERATLRRAGLELHVVSFVGEEQGGVGCRAAIDDGYAPDYAVVGEGSTGYSAPGVTDVAVAHKGRRGSTITARGTAAHASEPAAGENAIYRASDAVDVVRELSAPTATVQGESLSGSVAVTEIDGGEAWNVIPETCTVTVDERTVPGERAPLERVERLDGVSLTVDQDLPPMACDDAAFADAVLAAARAVQSDASGVTRDAGQSDASDDPHDAVQSDAPDDDRSVPQHVVKPHATDAGWLAQAGTTCVVCGASEPGEAHTDTESVSLDVLTRCVDLYGEAVARVAAVVGDDEAA; encoded by the coding sequence GTGACGGACGAGGACACACGAGCACGCGTGACCGCCCTCACCGAACGACTCGTGGCGACGCCGAGTCACGAGGACCCGACGGCCGCCGGCGACGTACTCGTCGAGTGGCTCGAGACGGAGACGGACGCCCGGGTCGAGCGCGACGCTCACGGTAACGTGGTCGCGCGCCGTGGGCCGCGCGACGCCGCGGCGTCGCTGGCGCTCGTCGGCCACCACGACGTGGTGCCACCCGCGCCCGGACAGACACGGGAGGGGGCGGCGGACACCGAGTACGTCGTCGAGCGACGCGACGGCCGACTGTACGGGCGCGGGACGGCGGACATGAAGGGGAGTCTCGCGGCGGCGCTCCTCGCGTTCGCGGACGCGGAGCGGGCGACGCTGCGACGCGCCGGTCTCGAACTCCACGTCGTCTCCTTCGTCGGGGAGGAGCAGGGTGGCGTCGGCTGTCGGGCGGCCATCGACGACGGCTACGCGCCCGACTACGCGGTCGTCGGCGAGGGGTCGACCGGCTACTCCGCGCCGGGCGTGACGGACGTGGCGGTCGCGCACAAGGGACGGCGCGGGAGTACGATCACGGCGCGGGGGACGGCGGCCCACGCCAGCGAACCCGCGGCAGGCGAGAACGCCATCTACCGGGCGAGTGACGCCGTGGACGTGGTCCGAGAGCTGTCCGCGCCGACGGCGACCGTCCAGGGCGAGTCGCTGTCGGGGAGCGTCGCCGTCACGGAGATCGACGGCGGCGAGGCCTGGAACGTGATCCCGGAGACGTGTACCGTGACCGTCGACGAGCGCACCGTCCCCGGCGAGCGAGCTCCGCTGGAGCGCGTCGAGCGACTCGACGGCGTCTCGTTGACGGTCGACCAGGATCTCCCGCCGATGGCCTGTGACGACGCGGCGTTCGCCGACGCGGTGTTGGCGGCCGCACGGGCGGTCCAGTCGGACGCGTCGGGGGTCACACGAGACGCAGGCCAGTCGGACGCGTCGGACGACCCACACGACGCGGTCCAGTCGGACGCGCCGGACGACGACCGGTCCGTCCCCCAGCACGTCGTGAAGCCGCACGCGACGGACGCCGGGTGGCTGGCGCAGGCGGGGACGACCTGCGTGGTGTGTGGCGCCTCGGAACCGGGCGAGGCCCACACGGACACGGAGAGCGTGTCGCTGGACGTGCTGACACGGTGTGTCGATCTGTACGGTGAGGCGGTCGCCCGCGTCGCGGCGGTCGTCGGCGACGACGAGGCCGCGTGA
- a CDS encoding AAA family ATPase produces MDVTDASGACADVLSTLSESIVAEDTFFENVLLGLLSRGHVLIEDVPGTGKTLTARSFATALGLSFSRVQFTPDLLPSDVTGTNVYNEGDGEFEFSEGPIFANVVLADEINRAPPKTQAALLEAMEEEQVTVDGETYDLPSPFFMIATQNPVEQEGNFPLPEAQLDRFVVKTAMGYPDEAGEVELLRRRVGRTDRDPSVATVLDPDTVGDVRTAPEDVRVDDDLLEYMARITHATRTDRRVEVGVSPRGTQRLLEATRAAAVLAGREFVTPDDVKRVAQPVLAHRLVLTPDAKVNEVAKGDVLAGVLDRVEVPTVEYEGAPAE; encoded by the coding sequence ATGGACGTGACCGACGCGAGTGGTGCCTGCGCGGACGTGCTCTCCACCCTCTCGGAGTCGATCGTCGCCGAAGACACCTTCTTCGAGAACGTACTGTTGGGACTCCTCTCTCGGGGCCACGTGCTGATCGAGGACGTGCCCGGGACCGGGAAGACGCTCACGGCCCGCTCGTTCGCGACGGCGCTGGGGCTGTCGTTCTCGCGGGTCCAGTTCACGCCGGACCTGCTCCCGTCGGACGTGACGGGGACGAACGTGTACAACGAGGGCGACGGCGAGTTCGAGTTCTCGGAGGGCCCCATCTTCGCGAACGTGGTGTTGGCCGACGAGATCAACCGCGCGCCGCCGAAGACGCAGGCGGCGTTACTGGAGGCGATGGAGGAAGAACAGGTCACCGTCGACGGCGAGACGTACGACCTCCCGTCGCCGTTCTTCATGATCGCCACCCAGAACCCGGTCGAACAGGAGGGGAACTTCCCGCTGCCGGAGGCGCAACTCGACCGGTTCGTCGTCAAGACCGCGATGGGCTACCCGGACGAGGCCGGCGAGGTCGAGTTGTTGCGACGCCGCGTCGGCCGCACCGACCGCGACCCGAGCGTCGCGACGGTGCTGGACCCCGACACGGTCGGGGACGTGCGTACCGCTCCCGAGGACGTCCGCGTCGACGACGACCTGCTGGAGTACATGGCGCGGATCACCCACGCGACCCGCACCGACCGGCGGGTGGAGGTCGGCGTCTCGCCACGTGGGACACAACGACTGTTGGAGGCGACGCGAGCCGCCGCCGTGTTGGCCGGCCGCGAGTTCGTCACGCCGGACGACGTGAAGCGCGTGGCACAACCCGTCCTCGCACACCGGCTGGTGCTCACGCCGGACGCGAAGGTCAACGAGGTCGCGAAGGGGGACGTGCTCGCCGGTGTCCTCGACCGCGTCGAAGTCCCGACCGTCGAGTACGAGGGCGCACCGGCAGAGTAG
- a CDS encoding helix-turn-helix domain-containing protein: MADTPEMEDLVQTQDPSFQHVMACVFGIQEHESRTYLVLLENPGSTVEELAEELDRDRSNVNRSLTTLLEKGLTRRERRLLDPGGYVYQYTATPLPEAKELLHDALDEWVENVHDAIAEFGDEDDDSPL; encoded by the coding sequence ATGGCCGACACACCGGAGATGGAGGACCTGGTGCAGACGCAGGACCCGAGCTTCCAGCACGTGATGGCGTGCGTCTTCGGCATCCAGGAACACGAGAGTCGGACGTACCTCGTCTTGCTCGAGAACCCCGGCAGCACCGTCGAGGAGCTGGCCGAGGAGCTCGACCGCGACCGCTCGAACGTCAACCGCTCGCTGACGACGCTGTTGGAGAAGGGACTGACCCGACGCGAGCGACGGCTCCTCGACCCCGGCGGCTACGTCTACCAGTACACCGCCACGCCGCTGCCGGAGGCGAAAGAGCTGCTCCACGACGCCTTGGACGAGTGGGTCGAGAACGTCCACGACGCCATCGCCGAGTTCGGCGACGAGGACGACGACTCCCCGCTGTAG
- a CDS encoding MarR family transcriptional regulator → MDRSTRRVTTALVVAVVCLGLLAAGTVPAVTGESPDGRATTALDGRVADPIEITTSGVLAEDVLTTRESVAYLWADDRVRVRVELSTAAGEGDGHYDVCVGAGPADGDATAEEFACRSVVLSANTTQSYTFAFDEWPGDRGRQSLGVVVSADTLSGEVEARASHPVRVLVREGDLDGDGLDNERELDGGTDIDSADTDTDGLADGLEVRTYETDPTAADTDGDGLSDGAEVYTHRTDPTAADTDGDGLSDAAEVTEHGTDPTVADTDGDGLSDAAEVTDHGTDPTVADTDEDGLDDAAEVTNYGMDPTAADTDDDGLDDTAEVLTYETDPTVADTDGDGLADGREVKTLRTDPTAADTDGDGLADGTELSTGTDPLVADTDGDGLRDGREVNDFDTDPLDPDTDGDGIGDAQSVQRAPVSPPVLAGLLILALLGTVLVITRDRWLSELLGGPDDREGGPAGTVDGDDGDPDDGAPPAVRFGDDPLGAVRSRLRRSPAVARLRALLDGPATTGERTTGSAVRDPTDERAAGPAVQDSTGGGGRTTASAADATRGDDGAARGADDTAGASATAGESSLTETVWAAAVEARRRARAAGAALAGESVSPQREGSPDTASPDTTPATRAERADDESDDTGVPFDPASDPTPAEGSAPTAPTERSTTATDPPTTDADGRTRPSGVGDETQPERAQGATVVDGVTAGRDGHPPDGDVAAADETADPTALDTETMPNERVVEVVLAANDGRMRQSALVDETGWSKATVSRVLKRMDEDGAVTKISVGRGNVVALPGSEPEGAASPFDDE, encoded by the coding sequence ATGGACAGGTCGACACGGCGCGTGACGACGGCACTCGTCGTCGCCGTCGTCTGTCTCGGACTCCTCGCGGCCGGTACGGTGCCGGCGGTGACGGGGGAGTCTCCGGACGGGCGGGCGACGACGGCACTCGACGGTCGGGTCGCGGACCCGATCGAGATCACGACGAGCGGCGTCCTCGCCGAGGACGTGTTGACGACTCGCGAGTCGGTCGCGTACCTCTGGGCGGACGACCGCGTCCGCGTCCGTGTCGAACTCTCGACGGCGGCCGGCGAGGGTGACGGCCACTACGACGTCTGTGTCGGTGCCGGGCCAGCGGACGGCGACGCGACCGCCGAGGAGTTCGCGTGTCGTTCGGTCGTGTTGTCGGCCAACACCACGCAGTCGTACACCTTCGCGTTCGACGAGTGGCCGGGCGACCGCGGGCGCCAGAGTCTCGGCGTCGTCGTCTCCGCGGACACACTCAGCGGCGAGGTGGAGGCGCGGGCCAGCCACCCGGTTCGCGTGCTCGTCCGCGAGGGCGACCTCGACGGCGACGGCCTGGACAACGAGCGCGAACTCGACGGCGGGACGGACATCGACAGCGCGGACACCGACACCGACGGCCTCGCGGACGGACTGGAGGTGCGGACCTACGAGACGGACCCGACGGCGGCGGACACGGACGGTGACGGCCTCTCCGACGGGGCCGAAGTGTACACCCACCGGACGGACCCGACGGCGGCGGACACGGACGGGGACGGTCTCTCCGACGCCGCGGAAGTGACGGAGCACGGGACGGACCCGACGGTGGCGGACACGGACGGTGACGGGCTCTCGGACGCGGCGGAGGTGACGGACCACGGGACGGACCCGACGGTCGCGGACACCGACGAGGACGGGTTGGACGACGCGGCGGAGGTGACGAACTACGGGATGGACCCGACGGCCGCGGACACGGACGACGACGGGTTGGACGACACCGCCGAGGTGCTCACCTACGAGACGGACCCGACAGTCGCGGACACGGACGGTGACGGTCTCGCGGACGGCCGCGAGGTGAAGACGCTGCGGACGGACCCGACGGCGGCGGACACGGACGGGGACGGGCTCGCCGACGGGACGGAACTGTCGACCGGGACCGACCCGCTGGTGGCGGACACTGACGGCGACGGGCTCCGCGACGGCCGCGAGGTGAACGACTTCGACACGGACCCGCTCGACCCGGACACGGACGGCGACGGGATCGGCGACGCACAGTCCGTCCAGCGTGCTCCCGTCTCTCCGCCGGTGTTGGCCGGCCTGTTGATCCTCGCGCTGCTGGGGACCGTGCTCGTGATCACTCGCGACCGGTGGCTGTCCGAACTACTGGGTGGCCCGGACGACCGCGAGGGCGGTCCGGCCGGTACGGTCGACGGTGACGACGGCGATCCGGACGACGGAGCGCCCCCCGCGGTACGGTTCGGCGACGACCCGCTGGGTGCCGTGCGGAGCCGCCTCCGTCGGTCGCCGGCGGTCGCGCGGCTCCGCGCACTGCTCGACGGGCCGGCGACGACCGGCGAGCGCACGACCGGATCGGCGGTTCGGGACCCGACCGACGAGCGCGCCGCCGGACCGGCGGTCCAGGACTCGACCGGCGGAGGCGGCAGGACCACGGCGAGTGCGGCCGACGCCACGCGCGGTGACGACGGCGCGGCGCGTGGTGCCGACGACACGGCCGGCGCGTCTGCGACGGCGGGAGAGTCGTCGCTCACCGAGACGGTGTGGGCCGCCGCGGTCGAGGCTCGTCGGCGGGCGCGTGCCGCGGGTGCGGCGTTGGCCGGCGAGTCCGTGTCTCCGCAGCGAGAGGGGTCTCCCGACACGGCGTCCCCGGACACGACACCGGCGACGAGAGCCGAGCGGGCGGACGACGAGTCCGACGACACCGGTGTCCCGTTCGATCCCGCGAGTGACCCGACACCGGCGGAGGGATCGGCGCCCACCGCTCCGACGGAGCGCTCGACCACTGCGACCGACCCGCCGACGACGGACGCGGACGGCCGTACACGACCGAGCGGCGTCGGCGACGAGACCCAGCCGGAGCGAGCGCAGGGTGCCACGGTGGTCGACGGCGTGACGGCCGGTCGCGACGGCCACCCGCCGGACGGAGACGTGGCGGCCGCCGACGAGACGGCGGACCCGACGGCGTTGGACACGGAGACGATGCCGAACGAACGAGTCGTCGAAGTCGTACTCGCGGCCAACGACGGCCGGATGCGGCAGTCGGCGCTGGTCGACGAGACCGGCTGGTCGAAGGCGACGGTGAGTCGCGTCCTCAAGCGGATGGACGAGGACGGCGCGGTGACGAAGATCAGCGTCGGCCGCGGGAACGTCGTCGCGCTCCCCGGCTCGGAGCCGGAGGGTGCCGCCTCGCCGTTCGACGACGAGTGA
- a CDS encoding SatD family protein, translated as MTETAWILLGDVIDSREIADRDAFETRLTGTLRRVADEYEEDVIEAPRRIKGIDEIAGVLGSVENVVGVQRQISLGVHPERIRLVVVRGDVERVGAGDVTEMRGAGFADAADELDRVEAAGETFSLVGLPRRAASLSATVNLLDYVRSTWTERRVEVLRAVETHGSQAAAASELGVSRQAINGHLTDESVKTVDAVERTLSEELSSLAATSSTEI; from the coding sequence ATGACGGAGACTGCCTGGATCCTGCTCGGCGACGTGATCGACTCCCGAGAGATAGCCGACAGAGATGCGTTCGAGACGAGGCTCACGGGCACACTTCGGCGGGTTGCCGACGAGTACGAGGAGGACGTGATCGAGGCGCCGAGACGCATCAAGGGGATCGACGAGATCGCGGGCGTGCTCGGCTCCGTGGAGAACGTCGTCGGCGTCCAACGACAGATCTCGCTGGGCGTTCACCCGGAACGAATCCGTCTCGTCGTCGTCCGTGGTGACGTGGAACGGGTCGGCGCCGGCGACGTGACCGAGATGCGTGGGGCCGGGTTCGCCGACGCCGCCGACGAACTCGACCGCGTCGAGGCGGCGGGAGAGACGTTCTCGCTCGTCGGGCTCCCGAGACGGGCAGCGTCACTGTCGGCGACGGTGAACTTGCTCGACTACGTCCGGAGCACGTGGACCGAACGACGCGTCGAGGTGCTCCGCGCGGTCGAGACGCACGGTAGTCAGGCAGCGGCAGCGTCGGAACTCGGCGTCTCTCGACAGGCCATCAACGGACACCTCACCGACGAGTCGGTCAAGACGGTCGATGCGGTCGAACGTACGCTCTCCGAGGAGTTGTCCTCGCTGGCTGCCACCAGTTCGACAGAAATTTGA
- a CDS encoding NUDIX hydrolase: MTSGDDPDAGEDVTDSSRQPPAAASRAAVENALARLRDRFGAFPVAVDTVENDPDYFASGLARVRDGFLGDAGAWVEDDDGRVLLIRHADASDRWGTPGGGHEPGETLAETARREVREETGLACSLVDVAFARRKRVVDRTDPERRYSLLTVSFVGAYDGVGPSVDAATTDDEEIVAVRWAESLPDATVPFVRDRVAPRVRWS; encoded by the coding sequence GTGACCAGCGGTGACGACCCGGACGCGGGTGAGGACGTGACAGACTCGTCCCGCCAGCCCCCCGCCGCAGCCTCGCGTGCCGCCGTCGAGAACGCCCTCGCACGACTCCGCGACCGCTTCGGAGCGTTCCCCGTCGCCGTGGACACCGTCGAGAACGACCCGGACTACTTCGCGAGCGGACTGGCACGCGTCCGCGACGGGTTCCTCGGCGACGCCGGCGCGTGGGTGGAAGACGACGACGGACGCGTCCTGCTGATCCGACACGCCGACGCCTCCGACCGGTGGGGGACGCCCGGCGGCGGCCACGAGCCCGGCGAGACGCTCGCCGAGACGGCGCGCCGCGAGGTGCGCGAGGAGACCGGCCTCGCGTGTTCCCTCGTCGACGTGGCGTTCGCACGGCGCAAGCGCGTGGTCGACCGCACCGACCCCGAACGACGCTACAGTCTCCTCACGGTGTCGTTCGTCGGCGCGTACGACGGCGTCGGCCCGTCCGTCGACGCCGCGACGACCGACGACGAGGAGATCGTCGCCGTCCGGTGGGCCGAGAGCCTACCGGACGCGACGGTCCCGTTCGTCCGGGATCGTGTCGCACCGCGCGTGCGCTGGTCGTGA
- a CDS encoding ATP-binding protein — translation MVELLALGRAVAAGAGVALGWLALRTFRRRDRPAASSYAVLLVSLAVTALCAAATAHTGTPYKLVWLYTGLAIPLALALFAFDYYGIVGVGDRTRRLAALAPAVAGAVGGTVVVLGTPAMSPGTTAPIPALTGLPPAVVGLAGTLYEAGTYYTTAVMLVAVGLVGRSVLRYDHLDARLAPVIAFVGVWPWVANLFVPTVTAATSLGVGVAGVAGGYTVGALAAAVAVGPLSLFESSPMAGTVGPDVVLDSMDDAVLVVDDEGHVLRMNAVARETFGVDEATVTGGPLVSVVDCRPAALTDGATVTLPTTDGRRTFAVTRSTVRDRTDAERGYALVLRDVTRRQTREQRLDVFNRILRHNLRNDATKIIGNARLIGDGGDPEQCADRIVDTTRELVGAAERARELDQIVEAPADATADLAPLVAAVVEEVRETYPEVSVSTAVPDDVTVDASRDTVAVALRNVVENAAAHNDADDPLVVVSVDATGDGVEVAVADNGPGIPDHERAVVERGEEDPLEHGSGLGLWTTQWAITAAGGSLSFGENDPRGAVVTLSLPAAGGDAPDDTGAAASGAGAGATGASNAAAETAGDGGGRSSG, via the coding sequence GTGGTGGAACTGTTGGCACTCGGACGAGCGGTCGCCGCGGGTGCGGGCGTGGCGCTGGGGTGGCTGGCGCTGCGGACGTTCCGGCGGCGCGACCGACCGGCGGCGAGTTCCTACGCCGTCCTCCTCGTGAGTCTGGCGGTCACGGCGCTGTGTGCGGCGGCGACGGCTCACACCGGGACGCCGTACAAACTCGTGTGGCTGTACACCGGTCTCGCCATCCCGCTGGCGTTGGCGCTGTTCGCGTTCGACTACTACGGCATCGTCGGCGTCGGCGACCGGACGCGACGGCTGGCCGCACTCGCCCCGGCCGTCGCCGGTGCCGTCGGCGGCACCGTGGTCGTCCTCGGGACCCCCGCGATGAGTCCGGGGACGACGGCACCGATTCCCGCACTCACCGGACTCCCACCGGCGGTAGTGGGACTCGCCGGGACGCTGTACGAGGCGGGGACCTACTACACGACGGCGGTGATGCTCGTCGCGGTCGGGCTGGTCGGGCGGAGCGTCCTCCGGTACGACCACCTCGACGCACGTCTCGCGCCGGTGATCGCCTTCGTCGGCGTCTGGCCGTGGGTCGCGAACCTGTTCGTCCCGACGGTGACGGCGGCGACGAGTCTCGGCGTGGGTGTCGCCGGCGTCGCGGGCGGGTACACCGTCGGGGCGCTCGCGGCGGCGGTCGCCGTCGGCCCGCTGTCGCTGTTCGAGTCGTCGCCGATGGCCGGCACTGTCGGGCCGGACGTGGTCTTGGACTCGATGGACGACGCCGTGCTCGTCGTCGACGACGAGGGACACGTCCTGCGGATGAACGCGGTCGCACGGGAGACGTTCGGCGTCGACGAGGCGACCGTCACCGGCGGGCCGCTGGTGTCCGTCGTCGACTGTCGCCCGGCGGCGCTGACCGACGGCGCGACGGTGACGCTCCCGACGACCGACGGTCGACGGACGTTCGCGGTGACGCGCTCGACCGTCCGAGACCGCACCGACGCGGAGCGCGGGTACGCCCTGGTGTTGCGCGACGTGACGCGCCGCCAGACTCGCGAGCAACGGCTCGACGTGTTCAACCGCATTCTCAGACACAACCTCCGCAACGACGCGACGAAGATCATCGGCAACGCGCGGCTCATCGGCGACGGCGGCGACCCCGAGCAGTGTGCCGACCGGATCGTCGACACGACTCGCGAGTTGGTCGGAGCCGCCGAGCGAGCACGGGAGCTCGACCAGATCGTGGAGGCACCGGCGGACGCGACGGCCGACCTCGCCCCGCTCGTGGCCGCCGTGGTCGAGGAGGTGCGCGAGACGTACCCCGAGGTGTCCGTCTCGACGGCCGTCCCGGACGACGTGACGGTGGACGCGAGTCGCGACACCGTGGCGGTGGCGCTGCGTAACGTCGTCGAGAACGCCGCGGCACACAACGACGCCGACGACCCGCTCGTCGTCGTCTCCGTCGACGCGACGGGCGACGGCGTCGAGGTCGCCGTCGCGGACAACGGCCCCGGCATCCCGGACCACGAGCGCGCGGTGGTCGAACGCGGCGAGGAGGACCCGCTCGAACACGGCAGCGGACTCGGCCTGTGGACGACACAGTGGGCGATCACCGCGGCGGGCGGGAGTCTCTCCTTCGGCGAGAACGACCCCCGCGGCGCAGTCGTCACGCTGTCGCTGCCGGCGGCCGGCGGGGACGCTCCCGACGACACCGGGGCGGCCGCGAGCGGAGCCGGCGCCGGTGCCACCGGTGCGTCGAACGCGGCCGCCGAGACGGCCGGCGACGGTGGCGGTCGCTCGTCGGGCTGA
- a CDS encoding GNAT family N-acetyltransferase translates to MSIELERRTDAPGDASHEGAAWALKERIRREEGVLKQRRGFFSDAYRRSETHLLFEHGPDGRRRTDGTTDGDLVGFVSARRDGYILFLAVSPDARGRGYGKRLVARIADEHRTVTCHARATNRAALEFYEAIGFDVERRIDGYYEDGGDAYYLKLGEDGGLTDRLSSLLR, encoded by the coding sequence GTGAGTATCGAACTCGAACGGCGGACAGACGCGCCGGGGGACGCGTCCCACGAGGGGGCCGCCTGGGCGCTCAAAGAACGCATCCGACGCGAGGAGGGGGTACTCAAACAGCGACGCGGGTTCTTCTCGGACGCCTACCGGCGCTCGGAGACGCACCTCCTGTTCGAACACGGTCCCGACGGTCGCCGACGGACGGACGGGACGACGGACGGGGACCTCGTGGGGTTCGTCTCCGCTCGCCGCGACGGCTACATCCTGTTTCTCGCCGTGAGTCCGGACGCCCGCGGCCGCGGCTACGGGAAACGACTCGTCGCTCGAATCGCCGACGAACACCGGACGGTGACGTGTCACGCGCGGGCGACGAACCGCGCGGCACTGGAGTTCTACGAGGCGATCGGCTTCGACGTGGAACGCCGGATCGACGGCTACTACGAGGACGGCGGCGACGCCTACTACCTCAAACTCGGCGAAGACGGCGGCCTCACCGACCGGCTGTCGAGTCTCCTGCGGTAG
- the proS gene encoding proline--tRNA ligase, giving the protein MSDTEQSDDGEGQELGITESKEYATGDWYAEVVQKAELASYGPDGMSGFIVTRPRAYELWERLQGYLDGMFKDTGVQNAYFPLFIPESYLEREKEIVEGFDPEVAWVETAGTEELEERLAVRPTSESIINPYLSQWIRSHRDLPMRVNQWCSVVRWEATETKPFFRTKEFLWQEGHTAHETEADAWAETMTRLDQYESIYEDVLAIPVLRGQKPEHDKFPGADTTTTVEALMPDGKSVQGGTSHYLGTSFAEAFDITYADEDEEEKVAHTTSWGLSWRALGALIMTHSDDQGLVLPPTVAPEQVVIVPIWQADTREEVLAYAEEVAEDLEDAGVRVELDDRDTRNPGFKYNEWELKGVPVRLEIGPNEVADDEVTAVHRPDGEQTTLARENLGEAVQAELDTVFGKLYAAAEETLDGEIREAEGRDEILGTIGQHGGYVEAPWCGEEACEDEIKDQIAAEIAMVPFADEDPYHPDGDDEDGECAVCGESAERTAYFAKTY; this is encoded by the coding sequence ATGAGCGACACCGAACAGTCCGACGACGGGGAGGGACAGGAACTCGGGATCACCGAGAGCAAGGAGTACGCGACCGGCGACTGGTACGCCGAGGTCGTCCAGAAGGCGGAACTCGCCAGCTACGGGCCGGACGGGATGTCCGGGTTCATCGTCACGCGACCCCGAGCGTACGAACTCTGGGAGCGGCTCCAGGGGTACCTCGACGGGATGTTCAAGGACACCGGCGTCCAGAACGCCTACTTCCCGCTGTTCATCCCCGAGAGCTACCTCGAGCGCGAGAAGGAGATCGTCGAGGGGTTCGACCCCGAGGTGGCGTGGGTCGAGACCGCCGGCACCGAGGAGTTGGAGGAGCGACTCGCGGTCCGTCCCACCAGCGAGTCGATCATCAACCCGTACCTCTCGCAGTGGATCCGGAGCCACCGCGACCTCCCGATGCGGGTCAACCAGTGGTGTTCCGTCGTGCGCTGGGAGGCCACGGAGACGAAGCCGTTCTTCCGGACGAAGGAGTTCCTCTGGCAGGAGGGCCACACCGCCCACGAGACGGAGGCCGACGCCTGGGCGGAGACGATGACGCGGCTCGACCAGTACGAGTCCATCTACGAGGACGTACTCGCCATCCCGGTGTTGCGCGGGCAGAAGCCCGAACACGACAAGTTCCCCGGCGCGGACACGACCACCACCGTCGAGGCGCTGATGCCCGACGGCAAGAGCGTCCAGGGTGGCACCTCCCACTACCTCGGCACCTCCTTCGCGGAGGCGTTCGACATCACCTACGCCGACGAGGACGAGGAGGAGAAGGTCGCCCACACCACCTCGTGGGGACTCTCGTGGCGCGCGCTCGGCGCCCTGATCATGACCCACTCGGACGACCAGGGGCTCGTGCTCCCACCGACCGTCGCCCCCGAGCAGGTCGTGATCGTCCCTATCTGGCAGGCGGACACGCGCGAGGAGGTGCTGGCGTACGCCGAGGAGGTCGCCGAGGACCTCGAAGACGCCGGCGTCCGCGTCGAGTTGGACGACCGCGACACCCGCAACCCCGGTTTCAAGTACAACGAGTGGGAGTTGAAGGGCGTCCCCGTCAGGTTGGAGATTGGCCCCAACGAGGTCGCCGACGACGAGGTGACGGCCGTCCACCGCCCGGACGGCGAGCAGACCACCCTCGCACGCGAGAACCTCGGCGAGGCCGTCCAGGCGGAACTGGACACGGTGTTCGGGAAGCTGTACGCCGCCGCCGAGGAGACGCTCGACGGGGAGATCCGCGAGGCCGAGGGTCGCGACGAGATCCTCGGCACCATCGGCCAGCACGGCGGCTACGTGGAGGCGCCGTGGTGTGGCGAGGAGGCCTGTGAAGACGAGATCAAAGACCAGATCGCCGCCGAGATCGCGATGGTGCCGTTCGCCGACGAGGACCCGTACCACCCCGACGGCGACGACGAGGACGGGGAGTGTGCGGTGTGTGGCGAGTCCGCCGAGCGGACCGCCTACTTCGCCAAGACGTACTGA